A single region of the Mustela lutreola isolate mMusLut2 chromosome 2, mMusLut2.pri, whole genome shotgun sequence genome encodes:
- the ABCA7 gene encoding phospholipid-transporting ATPase ABCA7 isoform X7 — MAFWTQLMLLLWKNFLYRRRQPVQLLVELLWPLFLFFILVAVRHSHPPLEHHECHFPNKPLPSAGTVPWLQGLICNLNNTCFPQPTPAEQPRVLSNFQDSLVSRLLADARTVLGGPSTHRTLASLGKLMSLLRAAGTTAQHQPSDRLQDLLSLTTELLGTLLGEGSLGSVPDHAQESVSSFVEAAEDLAQELLALPSLVELRALLRRPQGAGGPLEAVSEALCSARGPSIPGGPSLNWYEASHLKELVGQEPAAAQPDHGLSPACAELVGSLESHPLSRLLWRRLKPLVLGKVLFTPNTAFTRQLMAQVNRTFQELALLKDVQEVWGALGPQLFDFLNDSTNLAMMQRLLRAGDRGRTRPGGSGGQAQAKALLAFLDPHGEGYTWREAHADVGHVVGMLGRVVECVTLDKLEVVPSEAALVARALELLAERRFWAGIVFLGPEERRDLAQPRGPGHVRVKIRMDIDAVTRTNKIRDRFWDPGPAADPLTDLRYVWGGFVYLQDLLERAAVRVLSGREPRARLFLQQMPYPCFVDDAFLRVLSRSLPLFLTLAWIYSVALTVKAVVREKEARLRGTMQAMGLGRAVLWLGWFLSCLAPFLLSTALLVLVLKLGDILPYSHPAVVFLFLAAFAVATVVQSFLLTAFFSRANLAAACGGLAYFVLYLPYVLCVAWRDQLPAGGLVAASLLSPVAFGFGCESLALLEEQGEGAQWHNMGTGPAADVFSLAQVSGILLLDAALYGLATWYLEAVCPGQYGIPKPWNFPFRRSYWFGARSPKGSSPPATPKDPKVLMEEVPPGLIPGVSIRGLEKHFPGNPQPALRGLSLDFYQGQITALLGHNGAGKTTTLSILSGLFPPTRGSACILGYDVQSSMEAIRPHLGVCPQYNVLFDMLTVDEHIWFYGRLKGLSAAAVRPEQARLLQDVGLVPKSGAQTRHLSGGMQRKLSVAIAFVGGSRVVILDEPTAGVDPASRRSIWELLLKYREGRTLILSTHHLDEAELLGDRVAVVAGGRLCCCGSPLFLRRHLGSGYYLTLVKAPVSLAASSKGKPDLEESVDAGQKREPVSWGGTAGVSGLLSLVQQLVPGARLVRELPHELVLVLPYGGAVDGSFARLFWEVDQRLEELGLAGYGISDTSLEEIFLKVVQDCAAATDPEDAATGGSHRQHPGPGRTRPDVTTQLKIQPEESISEDGERALSAPETQALRGSAQPRMWGWALTRQQLRALLLKRFLLARRSRRGLFAQIVLPALFVGLALVFSLIVPPFGHYPALRLSPSLYGAQVSFFSDDAPGNPERARLLEMLLEEAGLEAPPGNGSTRMRECPAPAVCRFWVPEVPVGVAEVLTSGNWTPESPSPACRCSQPGARRLLPDCPAAAGGPPPPQALAGSGEVVQNLTGRNLSDFLVKTYPRLVRQGLKTKKWVNEVRMASSVDVLVSICVVFAMSFVPASFTLILIEERITRAKHLQFMGGLPPTLYWLGNFLWDMCNYLVSACVVVLIFLAFQQRAYVAPANLPALLLLLLLYGWSITPLMYPASFFFSVPSTAYVVLTCVNLFIGINGSMATFVLELFSDQKLQDVSRILRQVFLIFPHFCLGRGLIDMVRNQAMADAFERLGDGQFQSPLRWEVVGKNLLAMAVQGPLFLLSTLLLQQGGRLLPQPQPGSLHPLEDEDDDVARERERVVRGDTQGDVLVLRDLTKVYRGQRTPAVDRLCLGIPPGECFGLLGVNGAGKTSTFRMVTGDTLPSGGEATLAGHSVAREPASAHRHMGYCPQSDAIFELLTGRQHLELFARLRGVPETQVAQTASLGLERLGLLQSADQPAGTYSGGNKRKLATAVALVGDPAVVFLDEPTTGMDPSSRRFLWNSLLAVVREGRSVVLTSHSMEECEALCTRLAVMVNGRFRCLGSTQHLKNRFGAGHTLTLRVPAARSESALALVGTAFPGAELREAHGSRLRFQLPPGGRCALSRVFGELAARGAEHGVEDFSVSQTTLEEVFLNFSKDQGNEEDHRPEAGGRGGPAPRPQLPGLVAGFLEDPSMAESVL, encoded by the exons ATGGCCTTCTGGACGCAGCTCATGCTGCTGCTTTGGAAGAATTTCCTGTACCGCAGGAGACAACCG gtcCAGCTCCTGGTGGAGTTGCTGtggcctctctttctcttcttcatcctGGTGGCCGTCcgccactcccaccccccacttgaGCACCACGAAT GCCATTTCCCCAACAAGCCGCTGCCCTCGGCCGGCACCGTTCCTTGGCTCCAGGGTCTCATCTGCAACTTGAACAACACTTGCTTCCCGCAGCCCACGCCCGCCGAGCAGCCGCGCGTCCTCAGCAACTTCCAGGACTCCCT GGTCTCCCGGCTCCTGGCAGATGCCCGCACTGTCCTGGGGGGCCCCAGTACCCACAGAACGCTGGCCAGCCTGGGAAAGCTGATGTCGCTGCTGAGAGCTGCGGGCACAACAG CCCAGCATCAGCCAAGCGACCGACTGCAGGACCTCCTGTCCCTGACCACTGAGCTACTGGGGACACTGCTTGGAGAG GGGTCCCTGGGGTCTGTGCCTGACCACGCCCAGGAGTCCGTGAGCAGCTTTGTGGAGGCAGCAGAGGACCTGGCCCAGGAG CTCCTGGCACTGCCCAGCCTGGTGGAGCTACGGGCACTGCTGCGGAGACCTCAAGGAGCAGGTGGACCCCTGGAGGCTGTGTCCGAGGCCCTCTGCAGTGCCCGGGGGCCTAGTATACCCGGGGGGCCCTCCCTCAACTGGTACGAGGCCAGCCACCTGAAGGAGTTGGTGGGGCAGGAGCCAGCAGCAGCCCAGCCCGACCACGGCCTGA gccctgctTGTGCTGAGCTTGTGGGGTCCCTGGAATCTCACCCACTGTCCCGCCTGCTCTGGAGGCGTCTGAAGCCGCTGGTCCTGGGGAAAGTGCTGTTTACACCCAACACTGCCTTCACCAGGCAGCTCATggcccag gtgaACCGGACCTTCCAGGAGCTGGCTCTGCTGAAGGACGTCCAGGAAGTGTGGGGTGCGCTGGGACCCCAGCTCTTTGACTTCCTGAATGACAGCACGAACCTGGCGATGATGCAG agGCTCCTGCGagctggggacagaggaaggacgCGGCCGGGGGGATCCGGAGGTCAGGCCCAGGCCAAGGCCCTGCTGGCCTTTCTGGACCCCCACGGGGAAGGCTACACCTGGCGGGAGGCCCATGCCGACGTGGGCCACGTGGTGGGCATGCTGGGCCGCGTGGTGGAG TGTGTCACCCTGGACAAGCTGGAGGTGGTACCCTCAGAGGCCGCCCTGGTGGCAAGGGCGCTGGAGCTGCTGGCAGAGCGCCGCTTCTGGGCCGGCATCGTCTTCCTGGGGCCTGAGGAACGTCGGGACCTTGCACAGCCCCGGGGTCCCGGCCACGTGCGGGTCAAGATCCGCATGGACATCGATGCTGTCACAAGAACCAACAAGATCAGGGACAG GTTCTGGGACCCCGGCCCGGCCGCCGACCCCTTGACGGACCTGCGCTACGTGTGGGGTGGCTTCGTGTACCTGCAGGACCTGCTGGAGCGCGCGGCGGTGCGTGTGCTCAGCGGCCGCGAGCCCCGGGCCCGCCTCTTCCTGCAGCAGATGCCGTACCCCTGCTTCGTGGATGACGC GTTCCTGCGCGTCCTGAGCCGGTCGCTGCCGCTCTTCCTGACGCTGGCCTGGATCTACTCGGTGGCGCTGACGGTGAAGGCGGTGGTGCGCGAGAAGGAAGCCAGGCTGCGCGGCACCATGCAGGCCATGGGGCTGGGCCGCGCCGTGCTCTGGCTCGGCTGGTTCCTCAGCTGCCTGGCGCCCTTCCTGCTCAGCACCGCGCTGCTCGTGCTGGTGCTCAAG CTCGGGGACATCCTCCCCTACAGCCACCCGGCCGTGGTCTTCCTGTTCCTGGCGGCTTTCGCCGTGGCCACCGTGGTCCAGAGCTTCCTTCTGACCGCCTTCTTCTCCCGCGCCAACCTGGCGGCCGCCTGCGGAGGCCTCGCCTACTTCGTGCTCTACCTGCCCTATGTGCTGTGTGTGGCCTGGCGGGACCAGCTGCCTGCGGGTGGTCTGGTGGCTGCG AGCCTTCTGTCTCCTGTGGCCTTTGGGTTCGGCTGCGAGAGCCTGGCGCTGCTGGAGGAGCAGGGCGAGGGCGCGCAGTGGCACAACATGGGCACTGGGCCTGCGGCCGACGTCTTCAGCTTGGCGCAGGTTTCTGGCATTCTGCTGCTGGATGCCGCGCTCTATGGCCTCGCCACCTGGTACCTCGAGGCCGTCTGCCCAG GCCAGTACGGGATCCCCAAACCATGGAACTTTCCCTTTCGGAGGAGCTATTGGTTTGGAGCTCGTTCTCCCAAGGGTTCCTCCCCACCTGCCACCCCGAAGGACCCAAAAG TGCTGATGGAAGAGGTACCCCCGGGCCTGATCCCAGGAGTCTCCATACGGGGCCTGGAGAAGCACTTTCCCGGCAACCCGCAGCCGGCCCTGCGGGGGCTCAGCCTGGACTTCTACCAGGGCCAGATCACTGCCTTGCTGGGCCACAATGGAGCCGGCAAGACGACCACACT GTCCATCCTGAGTGGCCTCTTTCCCCCAACCCGGGGCTCCGCCTGCATCCTGGGCTATGATGTCCAGTCCAGCATGGAAGCCATCCGGCCCCACCTGGGCGTCTGCCCGCAGTACAACGTGCTGTTTGACAT GCTGACCGTGGATGAGCACATCTGGTTCTACGGGCGGCTGAAGGGTCTGAGTGCGGCTGCTGTGCGCCCCGAGCAGGCCCGTCTcctgcaggatgtggggctcgtcCCCAAGTCGGGGGCCCAGACACGCCACCTCTCTG GCGGGATGCAGAGGAAGCTCTCAGTGGCCATCGCCTTTGTGGGTGGCTCCCGGGTCGTGATCCTAGATGAGCCCACAGCTGGTGTGGACCCTGCTTCCCGGCGCAGCATTTGGGAGCTGCTGCTCAAATACCGGGAAG GTCGCACACTGATCCTTTCCACCCACCACCTGGATGAGGCAGAGCTGCTAGGAGACCGGGTGGCTGTGGTGGCGGGAGGCCGCTTGTGCTGCTGCGGTTCCCCGCTCTTCCTGCGCCGTCACCTCGGCTCCGGCTACTATCTGACGTTGGTGAAGGCTCCCGTGTCCCTGGCCGCCAGCAGCAAG gggaagccggacCTGGAGGAGAGCGTAGATGCCGGGCAGAAGAGGGAGCCGGTCAGCtggggtggcacagctg GTGTGTCCGGGCTGCTGTCCCTTGTGCAGCAGCTGGTGCCCGGGGCGCGGCTGGTGAGGGAGCTGCCCCATGAGCTGGTGCTAGTGCTGCCCTACGGGGGTGCTGTGGACGGCAGCTTTGCCAGGCTTTTCTGGGAAGTAGACCAGCGGctggaggagctggggctggCCGGCTACGGGATCTCGGACACCAGCCTGGAAGAG ATCTTCCTGAAGGTGGTACAAGATTGTGCTGCGGCCACAGACCCGGAGGATGCGGCCACAG GGGGTAGCCACAGGCAGCACCCAGGCCCAGGCCGTACTCGCCCAGATGTGACCACACAGCTCAAGATCCAACCTGAGGAGTCCATCTCGGAAGACGGGGAGCGTG cTCTGTCTGCCCCAGAGACACAGGCCCTGCGGGGCTCTGCACAGCCCCGGATGTGGGGTTGGGCACTGACCCGCCAACAGCTCCGGGCCCTGCTTCTCAAGCGCTTTCTGCTTGCCCGCCGCAGCCGCCGTGGCCTGTTTGCACAG ATCGTGCTGCCTGCCCTCTTTGTGGGGCTGGCGCTGGTGTTCAGTCTCATCGTGCCTCCTTTCGGACACTACCCGGCTCTGCGGCTCAGTCCCAGCTTGTATGGTGCCCAGGTGTCCTTCTTCAG TGACGACGCTCCTGGGAACCCAGAGCGCGCCCGCCTGCTGGAGATGCTGctggaggaggcagggctggaggcCCCCCCGGGGAACGGCTCTACCAG gatgCGCGAGTGCCCAGCGCCCGCTGTCTGCCGGTTTTGGGTTCCTGAAGTGCCCGTGGGTGTTGCTGAGGTCCTGACCAGCGGAAACTGGACCCCGGAGTCCCCGTCCCCAGCCTGCCGGTGCAGCCAGCCCGGTGCCCGGCGCCTGCTGCCCGACTGCCCTGCTGCGGCGGGTggtccccccccgccccaggcgcTGGCCGGCTCTGGGGAGGTGGTGCAGAACCTGACAGGCCGGAACCTGTCCGACTTCCTGGTGAAGACCTACCCGCGCCTGGTCAGGCAGGG CCTGAAGACCAAGAAGTGGGTGAACGAGGTCAG GATGGCCTCATCGGTGGACGTGCTTGTTTCCATCTGTGTGGTGTTTGCCATGTCTTTCGTCCCAGCCAGCTTCACCCTCATTCTCATAGAGGAGCGCATCACCCGGGCCAAACACCTGCAGTTTATGGGGGGCCTGCCTCCCACTCTTTACTGGCTCGGCAACTTCCTCTGGGACATG TGTAACTACTTGGTGTCAGCGTGCGTCGTCGTGCTCATCTTCCTGGCCTTCCAGCAGAGGGCGTACGTGGCCCCTGCCAACCTGCCGGCCCTCCTGCTGCTGTTACTGCTCTACGG CTGGTCGATCACGCCGCTCATGTACCctgcctccttcttcttctccgtGCCCAGCACGGCCTACGTGGTGCTCACCTGTGTCAACCTCTTCATCGGCATCAATGGCAGCATGGCCACCTTCGTGCTCGAGCTCTTCTCTGATCAG AAGCTGCAGGACGTCAGCCGGATCCTGAGACAGGTCTTCCTAATCTTCCCCCACTTCTGCCTGGGCCGGGGGCTCATCGACATGGTGCGGAACCAGGCGATGGCTGATGCCTTTGAGCGCTTGG GAGATGGGCAGTTCCAGTCACCCTTGCGCTGGGAGGTGGTCGGCAAGAATCTCTTGGCCATGGCGGTGCAGGGGCCGCTCTTCCTCCTGTCCACGCTCCTGCTGCAGCAGGGCGGACGCCTCTTGCCGCA ACCCCAGCCCGGGTCGCTGCACCCCCTGGAGGACGAGGATGACGACGTGGCCCGAGAGCGGGAACGGGTGGTCCGAGGCGACACCCAGGGGGACGTGTTGGTGCTGAGAGACCTGACCAAG GTGTACCGTGGGCAGAGGACACCAGCGGTCGACCGCCTGTGCCTGGGGATCCCCCCTGGTGAG TGTTTCGGTCTGCTGGGAGTGAATGGAGCTGGGAAAACCTCCACATTCCGCATGGTGACTGGGGACACGCTACCCAGCGGTGGGGAGGCCACACTGGCAGGCCACAG TGTGGCCCGGGAGCCGGCGTCTGCGCACCGCCACATGGGTTACTGCCCTCAGTCGGATGCCATCTTCGAGCTACTGACGGGCCGCCAGCACCTGGAGCTGTTCGCGCGCCTACGCGGTGTTCCCGAGACACAGGTTGCCCAG ACGGCGAGCCTGGGCCTGGAGCGCCTGGGGCTCCTGCAGTCCGCGGACCAACCTGCGGGCACCTACAGTGGAGGGAACAAGAGGAAGCTGGCCACAGCGGTGGCACTGGTGGGGGACCCCGCTGTGGTCTTTTTG GACGAGCCGACCACCGGCATGGACCCCAGCTCTCGGCGCTTTCTCTGGAACAGCCTCCTGGCCGTCGTGCGGGAGGGCCGCTCCGTGGTGCTTACGTCACACAG CATGGAGGAGTGCGAGGCCCTGTGCACGCGCCTGGCCGTCATGGTGAACGGGCGGTTCCGCTGTCTGGGCAGCACGCAGCACCTCAAGAACAG gttCGGAGCCGGCCACACGCTGACCCTGCGGGTGCCCGCCGCCCGGTCCGAGTCGGCGCTGGCCCTCGTGGGGACCGCGTTCCCGGGGGCCGAGCTGCGCGAGGCGCACGGCAGCCGCCTGCGCTTCCAGCTGCCGCCGGGAGGGCGCTGCGCCCTGTCCCGCGTCTTCGGGGAGCTGGCGGCGCGCGGGGCGGAGCACGGCGTGGAGGACTTCTCCGTGAGCCAGACCACCTTAGAGGAG GTATTCTTGAACTTCTCCAAGGACCAGGGGAATGAGGAGGACCACAGGCCAGAGGCCGGAGGCCGGGGAGGCCCTGCGCCACGCCCACAGCTTCCCGGACTCGTCGCTGGATTCCTGGAGGACCCCAGCATGGCCGAGTCGGTCCTCTGA